One Paracoccus sp. TOH DNA segment encodes these proteins:
- a CDS encoding LysR family transcriptional regulator ArgP, whose translation MLDYAALSALSEIIRRGSFEAAAAALGVTPSAVSQRIKGLEERLGQVLIHRGPPATGTETGLRLMQHLDQVRLLESTLATGLQPSAGPAVLRLAVNADSLATWFPPVMAALPVLYDLVLDDQDHARDWLRQGQVSAAISSDPDPVPGCDALRLGAMRYQALAAPDFLARHFPNGVTEPALRAAPTIIFNAKDALQSRWAERATGKRLHLPGHRIPASEPFARAVALGLGWGMIPESMAAPALRDGRLRPLVPGLPLDVALHWHVQRAMAPALAPLTAAIRKRAAADLRP comes from the coding sequence ATGCTTGACTATGCCGCGCTCAGCGCCCTGTCCGAGATCATCCGCCGCGGCAGCTTCGAGGCCGCGGCCGCGGCGCTCGGCGTCACCCCTTCGGCGGTCTCGCAGCGCATCAAGGGGCTCGAGGAACGGCTGGGCCAGGTGCTGATCCATCGCGGCCCGCCCGCCACCGGGACCGAGACCGGGCTGCGGCTGATGCAGCATCTCGACCAGGTGCGGCTGCTGGAAAGCACGCTTGCGACCGGGCTGCAGCCATCCGCCGGCCCGGCGGTGCTGCGGCTGGCGGTGAATGCCGACAGCCTGGCCACCTGGTTCCCGCCGGTGATGGCGGCGCTGCCGGTGCTTTACGACCTGGTGTTGGACGACCAGGACCACGCCCGCGACTGGCTGCGCCAGGGCCAGGTCTCGGCGGCGATCAGTTCGGACCCCGACCCGGTGCCGGGCTGCGACGCGCTGCGCTTGGGCGCGATGCGCTACCAGGCGCTGGCCGCGCCGGATTTCCTGGCCCGGCATTTCCCGAACGGCGTGACCGAACCCGCCCTGCGCGCCGCCCCGACGATCATCTTCAACGCCAAGGACGCGCTGCAATCCCGCTGGGCCGAACGCGCCACCGGCAAGCGCCTGCACCTGCCCGGCCACCGGATCCCGGCCTCGGAACCCTTTGCCCGCGCGGTGGCACTCGGTCTTGGCTGGGGCATGATCCCCGAAAGCATGGCCGCCCCGGCGCTGCGCGACGGCCGGCTGCGGCCGCTGGTCCCCGGCCTGCCGCTGGACGTGGCGCTGCATTGGCATGTCCAGCGCGCCATGGCCCCCGCCCTTGCCCCCCTGACCGCCGCCATAAGAAAAAGGGCCGCAGCAGACCTGCGACCCTGA
- a CDS encoding YebC/PmpR family DNA-binding transcriptional regulator — protein MAGHSKWANIQHRKGKQDKLRSKLFSKLAKEITVAAKMGDPDPEKNPRLRLAVKEAKSNSVPKDVIDRAIKKSQGGDAENYDEIRYEGYGPNGIAIIVEAMTDNRNRTASNVRSYFTKYGGDLGQTGSVSFMFDRKGEILYNPEAGDADTVMLAAIEAGAEDVESDEDGHWIYTSDTDLAEVSNALEASLGESEHAKLIWKPQAPTEIDLETAQKLMKLLDALEDDDDVQNVTGNFDIPEDVAAQL, from the coding sequence ATGGCAGGCCATAGCAAATGGGCCAATATCCAGCATCGCAAGGGCAAGCAGGACAAGCTGCGCTCGAAGCTGTTTTCGAAACTGGCCAAAGAAATCACCGTCGCCGCCAAGATGGGCGACCCTGACCCCGAGAAGAACCCGCGGCTACGCCTTGCGGTGAAGGAAGCCAAGTCGAACTCGGTGCCGAAGGACGTGATCGACCGCGCCATCAAGAAATCGCAGGGCGGCGATGCCGAGAACTACGACGAGATCCGCTACGAGGGCTACGGCCCGAACGGCATCGCCATCATCGTCGAGGCGATGACCGACAACCGCAACCGCACCGCCTCGAACGTGCGCAGCTATTTCACCAAGTATGGCGGCGACCTGGGGCAGACCGGCTCGGTCAGCTTCATGTTCGACCGCAAGGGCGAGATTCTCTACAACCCCGAGGCCGGCGATGCCGACACGGTGATGCTGGCCGCCATCGAGGCCGGGGCCGAGGATGTCGAGAGCGACGAGGACGGGCACTGGATCTATACCTCGGATACCGACCTGGCCGAGGTCTCGAATGCGCTGGAGGCCAGCCTGGGCGAATCCGAACATGCCAAGCTGATCTGGAAGCCGCAGGCCCCGACCGAGATCGACCTGGAGACCGCGCAGAAGCTGATGAAGCTGCTGGACGCGCTGGAGGACGACGACGACGTGCAGAATGTCACCGGGAATTTCGACATTCCCGAGGATGTGGCGGCGCAGCTTTGA
- a CDS encoding ribbon-helix-helix domain-containing protein — translation MATNEPPAAPPLPPMSAPVKRSVTIGGHRTSVSLEDAFWRELRALARAGGRTTAALIAQIDAARPPEVGLATALRLYVLAEIVRNRA, via the coding sequence ATGGCGACGAATGAGCCGCCTGCCGCGCCGCCGCTGCCGCCGATGTCGGCGCCGGTCAAGCGCTCGGTCACCATCGGCGGGCACCGCACCTCGGTCAGCCTGGAGGATGCGTTCTGGCGCGAGCTGCGCGCGCTGGCCCGCGCCGGGGGACGCACCACCGCGGCGCTGATCGCCCAGATCGACGCCGCCCGCCCGCCCGAGGTGGGGCTGGCCACGGCACTGCGGCTTTACGTGCTGGCCGAGATCGTCCGGAATCGGGCGTAA
- a CDS encoding DUF4169 family protein: MTGSGSGKVVNLRAARKTAARDAARKQGDANAAKFGRSKGQKLAEKDAAVRAARHLDQHRREVPENGDE; this comes from the coding sequence TTGACCGGGTCCGGTTCAGGCAAGGTCGTGAACCTGCGGGCGGCGCGCAAGACCGCCGCCCGCGATGCCGCCCGCAAGCAGGGCGACGCGAATGCGGCGAAGTTCGGCCGCAGCAAGGGCCAGAAGCTCGCCGAGAAGGACGCCGCGGTGCGGGCCGCCCGCCATCTGGACCAGCACCGCCGCGAGGTTCCCGAGAATGGCGACGAATGA
- the fumC gene encoding class II fumarate hydratase, with translation MTKTTRTETDSFGPLEVPADKYWGAQTQRSIQNFPIGWEKQPVAIVRALGVIKQAAAEVNMATGKLDPEIGKAMVQAASEVVAGKFDDNFPLVVWQTGSGTQSNMNANEVVSNRAIEILGGELGSKKPVHPNDHVNMGQSSNDTFPTAMHVAIAMQARDVLLPGLEKLHQALVAKSEEFKDIIKIGRTHTQDATPLTLGQEFGGYAHQVQKGIERVKLALGDIYELAQGGTAVGTGLSTKKGWDTAIAAAIAKITGLPFVTAPNKFEALAAHDAMVFFSGALKTVAGSLFKIANDMRLLGSGPRSGLGELILPENEPGSSIMPGKVNPTQAEALTMVCAHVMGNDAAIGFAGSQGHFELNVYNPMMSYNVLQSMQLLGDAAGSFTDNMVVGTKANVERIEKLMKESLMLVTALAPTIGYDNATKVAKTAHKNGTTLREEAIALGFVDGETFDRIVRPEQMIGPAD, from the coding sequence ATGACCAAGACCACCCGCACCGAGACCGACAGCTTCGGCCCGCTGGAAGTGCCGGCCGACAAGTATTGGGGGGCGCAGACCCAGCGCTCGATCCAGAACTTCCCCATCGGCTGGGAAAAGCAGCCGGTTGCCATCGTGCGTGCGCTGGGGGTGATCAAGCAGGCGGCCGCCGAGGTGAACATGGCCACCGGCAAGCTGGACCCCGAGATCGGCAAGGCGATGGTGCAGGCGGCCTCGGAAGTCGTCGCCGGCAAGTTCGACGACAACTTCCCGCTGGTGGTCTGGCAGACCGGCTCGGGCACGCAGTCGAACATGAACGCCAACGAGGTGGTCAGCAACCGCGCCATCGAGATCCTGGGCGGCGAGCTGGGTTCCAAGAAGCCGGTCCATCCGAACGACCATGTGAACATGGGCCAGTCCTCGAACGACACCTTCCCGACCGCGATGCATGTCGCCATCGCCATGCAGGCGCGCGACGTGCTGCTGCCGGGGCTGGAAAAGCTGCACCAGGCGCTGGTGGCGAAGTCCGAGGAATTCAAGGACATCATCAAGATCGGCCGCACCCATACCCAGGACGCGACGCCGCTGACCCTGGGCCAGGAATTCGGCGGCTATGCGCATCAGGTCCAGAAGGGCATTGAGCGGGTCAAGCTGGCCTTGGGCGACATCTACGAGCTGGCGCAGGGCGGCACCGCCGTCGGCACCGGCCTGAGCACCAAGAAGGGCTGGGACACGGCCATCGCCGCCGCGATCGCCAAGATCACCGGCCTGCCCTTCGTCACCGCGCCGAACAAGTTCGAGGCGCTGGCCGCGCATGACGCGATGGTGTTCTTCTCGGGCGCGCTGAAGACCGTCGCCGGCTCGCTGTTCAAGATCGCCAACGACATGCGGCTGTTGGGCTCGGGCCCGCGTTCCGGCCTGGGTGAGCTGATCCTGCCGGAAAACGAGCCGGGCTCGTCGATCATGCCCGGCAAGGTCAACCCGACCCAGGCCGAGGCGCTGACCATGGTCTGCGCCCATGTCATGGGCAATGACGCCGCCATCGGCTTTGCCGGGTCGCAGGGTCATTTCGAGCTGAACGTCTACAACCCGATGATGTCCTATAACGTGCTGCAATCCATGCAGCTTCTGGGCGATGCGGCGGGATCCTTCACCGACAACATGGTGGTCGGCACCAAGGCCAATGTCGAGCGCATCGAGAAGCTGATGAAGGAATCGCTGATGCTGGTGACGGCGCTGGCGCCGACCATCGGCTATGACAATGCCACCAAGGTGGCCAAGACCGCGCACAAGAACGGCACCACGCTGCGCGAGGAGGCGATTGCGCTGGGCTTCGTCGATGGCGAGACCTTCGACCGCATCGTCCGCCCCGAGCAGATGATCGGTCCGGCAGACTGA
- a CDS encoding methyltransferase type 12, which translates to MSDLSLFLGQFLRRPSEIRAIAPTGRATAAEMARLVTPQMEAVAEIGAGTGTITRAILATGLPPQRLELYELNAAFCARLGERFPGTRVHNLPAQEMVNVGRQGLDAVISGVPTLPMPDELQAAIVGAALSMMKPGAPFVQITYGPLPPLSEAVRARFGLSHRKSRRIWANLPPARVYVFRQSP; encoded by the coding sequence TTGTCCGACCTGTCGCTTTTCCTGGGCCAGTTTCTGCGCCGACCCTCCGAGATCCGCGCCATTGCCCCGACCGGGCGCGCCACCGCGGCCGAAATGGCGCGGCTGGTCACGCCGCAGATGGAGGCGGTGGCCGAGATCGGCGCCGGCACCGGCACCATCACCCGCGCCATCCTGGCCACCGGCCTGCCGCCGCAGAGGCTGGAGCTTTACGAGCTGAACGCCGCCTTCTGCGCCCGGCTGGGCGAGCGGTTTCCGGGCACGCGGGTCCACAACCTGCCGGCGCAGGAGATGGTCAATGTCGGACGCCAGGGACTCGACGCGGTGATCTCGGGTGTGCCGACCCTGCCGATGCCCGACGAGCTGCAGGCCGCCATCGTCGGCGCGGCGCTGTCGATGATGAAGCCGGGCGCGCCCTTCGTGCAGATCACCTATGGCCCGCTGCCGCCGCTGTCCGAGGCGGTGCGGGCGCGGTTCGGCCTGAGCCATCGCAAAAGCCGCCGGATCTGGGCCAACCTGCCGCCGGCCCGCGTCTATGTCTTTCGCCAGTCGCCGTGA
- a CDS encoding ClpXP protease specificity-enhancing factor SspB: MARGIDYGGMMHRAMQRLIAEVLQSVASDGLPGEHHFFITFDTRDSDVEMADWLRERYPEEMTIVIQHWFDDLEVTPEGFRITLNFGNSPEPLYIPFDALRTFVDPSVEFGLRFENHEEEEDEEDEADPAPEEPGEEGPKGGAEVVSLDKWRK; this comes from the coding sequence ATGGCACGCGGAATAGATTACGGCGGAATGATGCACCGGGCCATGCAGCGGCTGATCGCCGAGGTGCTGCAATCCGTGGCCAGCGACGGGCTGCCGGGCGAGCATCATTTCTTCATCACCTTCGACACCCGTGATTCGGATGTCGAGATGGCCGACTGGCTGCGCGAGCGCTATCCCGAGGAGATGACCATCGTCATCCAGCACTGGTTCGATGATCTCGAGGTCACGCCCGAGGGTTTCCGCATCACGCTGAATTTCGGCAACTCTCCCGAGCCGCTCTACATTCCTTTCGACGCCCTGCGCACCTTCGTGGACCCGTCGGTCGAATTCGGCCTGCGCTTCGAGAACCACGAGGAAGAGGAGGACGAGGAGGACGAGGCCGACCCCGCGCCCGAGGAGCCGGGAGAGGAGGGCCCCAAGGGCGGCGCCGAGGTGGTCAGCCTCGACAAGTGGCGGAAATAG
- a CDS encoding PRC-barrel domain-containing protein, which yields MKPLVIAATTLALAGAAFAQTETATPPAMPAEQAQDAATAAEGAAEQAGQAAEQAADETGTAATEAADTAADAAAEAGDAAAEAADDAADAAAGMGEQAADTAAGAADDAAGAADDAAAAADDAAAAAEDAAAEAPVTPPDVKAPAISEADPGVLSSWVTSRRIWTTNQPSTTEWVDPQVEERPAEWQDIAKVNDIVLDDSGQVVGYIADIGGFLGIGAKKVLLGVDAIHLITVGNDTFFATNYTKAELEALPDFDEKTVRK from the coding sequence ATGAAACCTCTTGTCATTGCCGCCACCACCCTGGCTTTGGCGGGCGCGGCCTTCGCGCAGACCGAGACCGCCACGCCGCCGGCGATGCCGGCCGAGCAGGCCCAGGACGCCGCCACCGCTGCCGAGGGCGCTGCCGAGCAGGCCGGACAGGCCGCCGAGCAGGCCGCCGACGAAACCGGCACCGCCGCGACCGAGGCCGCCGACACCGCCGCGGATGCGGCCGCCGAGGCGGGCGACGCCGCTGCCGAGGCTGCGGATGACGCCGCCGATGCCGCCGCCGGCATGGGCGAGCAGGCCGCCGATACCGCCGCCGGCGCCGCCGACGATGCCGCTGGCGCTGCCGACGACGCGGCTGCCGCGGCGGACGATGCCGCTGCCGCCGCCGAGGACGCGGCCGCCGAGGCGCCGGTCACGCCGCCCGACGTGAAGGCCCCGGCGATCTCGGAAGCCGATCCCGGCGTGCTGTCGAGCTGGGTCACCAGCCGGCGCATCTGGACCACCAACCAGCCCTCGACCACCGAATGGGTGGATCCGCAGGTCGAGGAGCGCCCGGCCGAATGGCAGGACATCGCCAAGGTCAACGACATCGTGCTGGACGATTCGGGCCAGGTCGTCGGCTATATCGCCGATATCGGCGGTTTCCTGGGCATCGGCGCCAAGAAAGTGCTGCTGGGCGTGGATGCCATCCACCTGATCACGGTGGGCAACGACACCTTCTTCGCCACCAACTACACCAAGGCCGAGTTGGAGGCGCTGCCCGATTTCGACGAGAAGACCGTGCGGAAATAG
- a CDS encoding anhydro-N-acetylmuramic acid kinase: MIRALGMMSGTSLDGVDAAMIETDGTRIAGFGRSAYRAYSGNESGLLHAALGQWPGGPDVAEAAELSVAAHAALAEAFPETELVGYHGQTLAHDPAGRGTHQAGCGAALARRLGRPVVWDFRSEDVRQGGEGAPLAPFFHWACAEWAMGQGLLPRIPVGFLNLGGVGNLTFVDPAAGAPEAPGACVAFDTGPANAPVNDLMRARRGLARDEGGRLALLGQPDAAVIARFLDHPHFARALPKSLDRDAFPALAAEVAGLSDADAAATLTHAAAAAVAAGLAALDRAPELVLVCGGGRHNAAMMAALAARLPVRVAPVEAAGLDGDMLEAQAFGWLAVRVLRGLPTSGPGTTGAPGPVCGGRISHPPGR; encoded by the coding sequence ATGATCCGGGCGCTGGGGATGATGTCGGGAACCTCGCTGGACGGGGTGGACGCGGCGATGATCGAGACCGACGGGACGCGCATCGCCGGTTTCGGCCGCAGCGCCTATCGCGCCTATTCCGGCAATGAATCGGGCCTCCTGCACGCGGCGCTGGGGCAATGGCCGGGCGGGCCGGACGTGGCCGAGGCGGCCGAGCTGTCGGTCGCCGCCCATGCCGCGCTGGCCGAAGCCTTCCCCGAGACGGAGCTGGTCGGCTATCACGGCCAGACCCTGGCGCATGATCCTGCCGGGCGCGGCACCCACCAGGCCGGCTGCGGCGCGGCGCTGGCGCGGCGGCTGGGCCGGCCGGTGGTCTGGGATTTCCGCTCCGAGGACGTGCGCCAGGGCGGCGAGGGGGCGCCGCTGGCGCCCTTCTTCCACTGGGCCTGCGCCGAATGGGCGATGGGGCAGGGGCTTTTGCCGCGCATTCCGGTCGGGTTCCTGAACCTGGGCGGCGTCGGCAACCTGACCTTCGTCGATCCCGCCGCCGGCGCGCCCGAGGCGCCGGGGGCCTGCGTCGCCTTCGACACCGGCCCGGCCAATGCGCCGGTGAACGACCTGATGCGCGCCCGGCGCGGGCTGGCGCGGGACGAGGGTGGGCGGCTCGCCCTGCTGGGCCAGCCGGACGCGGCGGTGATCGCCCGCTTCCTGGACCATCCGCATTTCGCCCGGGCTCTGCCGAAATCGCTGGACCGCGACGCCTTCCCGGCGCTGGCGGCCGAGGTGGCGGGCCTGTCCGATGCCGATGCGGCGGCGACGCTGACCCATGCCGCGGCGGCTGCGGTGGCGGCCGGGCTGGCGGCGCTGGACCGGGCGCCGGAACTGGTGCTGGTTTGCGGCGGCGGCCGCCATAACGCGGCGATGATGGCGGCGCTGGCGGCGCGGCTGCCGGTCCGCGTCGCCCCGGTCGAGGCGGCGGGGCTCGACGGCGACATGCTCGAGGCGCAGGCCTTCGGCTGGCTCGCCGTGCGGGTGCTGCGCGGGCTGCCGACCTCGGGGCCCGGCACCACCGGCGCGCCGGGCCCGGTCTGCGGCGGCCGGATCAGCCACCCGCCGGGCCGTTGA
- the tyrS gene encoding tyrosine--tRNA ligase: MTYRAKSDFLNVMIERGYLADCTDMQALDEALINGPVTAYIGYDATAASLHVGHLLNIMMLRWFQKTGNRPITLMGGGTTKVGDPSFRSEERPLLTPDAIRSNIDGMQQVFARYLDYGDGRAAMLNNAEWLDSLNYLDFLRDIGRHFSVNRMLSFESVKSRLDREQSLSFLEFNYMILQAYDFLELYRRYDCRLQMGGSDQWGNIVNGIDLTRRVLDAEIWGLTSPLLTTSDGRKMGKSAGGAVWLNGAMLSPYEFWQFWRNTTDADVGRFLKLYTELPVEECDRLGRLSGSEINAAKIILANAVTTLLHGAEAAASAEATAREVFEQGGAGGDLEVVTIAADALAGGLTVVQLLAQTGITASGKEAKRLIAEGGLRLNNEAVSDPQFAVDAALIGDGMKISVGKKKHRMVQVG; encoded by the coding sequence ATGACCTACCGTGCCAAATCCGATTTCCTGAACGTGATGATCGAACGCGGCTATCTGGCGGACTGCACCGACATGCAGGCGCTGGACGAAGCCCTGATCAACGGCCCGGTCACGGCATATATCGGTTATGACGCGACGGCGGCCAGCCTGCATGTGGGCCACCTGCTGAACATCATGATGCTGCGCTGGTTCCAGAAGACCGGCAACCGCCCGATCACCCTGATGGGCGGCGGCACCACCAAGGTCGGCGACCCCAGTTTCCGCAGCGAAGAGCGGCCGCTGCTGACCCCGGACGCGATCCGGTCGAACATCGACGGCATGCAGCAGGTCTTCGCCCGCTATCTCGATTACGGCGATGGCCGCGCGGCGATGCTCAACAACGCCGAATGGCTGGACAGCCTGAACTACCTGGATTTCCTGCGCGACATCGGCCGGCATTTCAGCGTCAACCGGATGCTGAGCTTCGAATCGGTCAAGTCGCGGCTGGACCGCGAGCAATCGCTGAGCTTCCTCGAATTCAACTACATGATCCTGCAGGCCTATGACTTCCTCGAGCTTTACCGGCGCTATGATTGCCGGCTGCAGATGGGCGGCTCGGACCAGTGGGGCAATATCGTCAACGGCATCGACCTGACGCGCCGGGTGCTGGATGCCGAGATCTGGGGCCTGACCTCGCCGCTTCTGACCACCTCGGACGGCCGCAAGATGGGCAAGTCGGCCGGCGGTGCGGTCTGGCTGAACGGCGCCATGCTGTCGCCCTATGAGTTCTGGCAGTTCTGGCGCAACACCACCGATGCCGATGTCGGCCGGTTCCTGAAGCTCTATACCGAGCTGCCGGTCGAGGAATGCGACCGCCTGGGCCGGCTTTCAGGCTCCGAGATCAACGCCGCCAAGATCATTCTGGCCAACGCGGTAACGACGCTCCTGCACGGCGCCGAGGCGGCGGCATCGGCCGAGGCGACCGCGCGCGAGGTCTTCGAGCAGGGCGGCGCCGGCGGCGATCTGGAGGTGGTGACCATCGCCGCCGACGCGCTGGCCGGCGGGCTGACCGTGGTGCAGCTGCTGGCGCAGACCGGCATCACCGCCTCGGGGAAAGAGGCCAAGCGCCTGATCGCCGAGGGCGGGTTGCGGCTGAACAACGAGGCCGTGTCCGACCCCCAGTTTGCCGTGGATGCGGCACTGATCGGCGACGGGATGAAGATCTCGGTCGGCAAGAAGAAGCACCGCATGGTGCAGGTGGGGTGA
- a CDS encoding DUF2585 domain-containing protein has product MFTRRSAAFWATFLIILLAAAWLLWIGREPICRCGFVKLWHGETMSSENSQHLADWYTPSHVIHGLLFYAGLWLVARRLPFGWRLTIATLVEAAWEIVENSDAIIERYRAVTISLDYYGDSVINSVADILAMVLGFALAARLPVWASVAMVIGFEALTAWLIRDGLALNVLMLLWPMDAVRAWQGG; this is encoded by the coding sequence ATGTTCACGCGCCGATCTGCCGCTTTCTGGGCGACCTTCCTCATCATCCTCCTGGCCGCCGCCTGGCTGCTCTGGATCGGGCGAGAGCCGATCTGCAGATGCGGCTTCGTCAAGCTGTGGCATGGCGAGACGATGAGCTCTGAGAATTCGCAGCATCTCGCCGACTGGTATACGCCGTCGCATGTCATCCACGGGCTGCTGTTCTATGCCGGCTTGTGGCTGGTGGCGCGGCGCCTGCCTTTCGGCTGGCGGCTGACGATCGCGACGCTGGTCGAAGCCGCCTGGGAGATCGTCGAGAATTCCGACGCCATCATCGAACGCTACCGCGCGGTGACCATCTCGCTGGACTATTATGGCGACAGCGTGATCAATTCGGTCGCGGACATTCTGGCGATGGTGCTGGGCTTTGCGCTGGCGGCGCGGTTGCCGGTCTGGGCCTCGGTCGCCATGGTGATCGGTTTCGAGGCGCTGACCGCCTGGCTGATCCGCGACGGGCTGGCGCTGAACGTGCTGATGCTGCTTTGGCCGATGGACGCGGTGCGGGCGTGGCAGGGCGGGTGA
- a CDS encoding YaiI/YqxD family protein — MTTLYIDADACPVKPEAERVATRLRVPMVLVCNGGLRPPANPFVSLRIVPDGPDEADKWIAAHCGPGDVVVTTDLPLADRCLKAGAQVVQPDGEVLTPANIGPRLATRDLMQDIRAADPFHQGRGGGFGKAERTRFLQALDRVMAAALRTG; from the coding sequence ATGACGACGCTTTACATCGACGCCGATGCCTGCCCGGTCAAACCCGAGGCCGAGCGGGTCGCGACCCGGCTGCGCGTGCCGATGGTGCTGGTCTGCAATGGCGGGCTGCGGCCGCCGGCCAATCCTTTCGTGTCCTTGCGGATCGTGCCGGATGGCCCGGACGAGGCCGACAAGTGGATCGCCGCGCATTGCGGGCCGGGCGACGTGGTGGTCACCACCGACCTGCCGCTGGCCGACCGCTGCCTCAAGGCCGGCGCGCAGGTCGTGCAGCCGGACGGCGAGGTGCTGACGCCGGCCAATATCGGCCCGCGGTTGGCGACCCGCGACCTGATGCAGGACATCCGCGCCGCCGATCCCTTTCACCAGGGCCGCGGCGGCGGCTTCGGCAAGGCCGAGCGGACACGGTTTCTGCAAGCGCTGGACCGGGTGATGGCGGCGGCGCTGCGCACGGGCTAG
- a CDS encoding peptidylprolyl isomerase, with amino-acid sequence MLNKLLASALLLVAGAAAHPVLAEGLPGVTDGPGPNLVIEVADAKGAAKGKIVLDLYNDKAPKHVERLMTLAKSGAYDGVVFHRVIDGFMAQTGDVEFGKHGGDTARAGMGGSNMPDLPAEFNDVSFQAGTVGMARSQDPDSANSQFFIDLAPATFLDGQYTVVGQLVDGWEVLNAVKKGDPAANGAVVEPDYMVKVTVAE; translated from the coding sequence ATGCTGAATAAGCTGCTGGCCTCTGCCCTGCTGCTGGTCGCCGGCGCGGCCGCCCATCCGGTGCTGGCCGAGGGCCTGCCGGGCGTCACCGACGGGCCCGGCCCGAACCTGGTGATCGAGGTCGCCGACGCCAAGGGCGCGGCCAAGGGCAAGATCGTGCTGGATCTTTATAACGACAAGGCGCCGAAACATGTCGAGCGGCTGATGACGCTGGCAAAATCCGGCGCCTATGACGGGGTGGTGTTCCATCGGGTCATCGACGGGTTCATGGCGCAGACCGGCGACGTGGAGTTCGGCAAACATGGCGGCGATACCGCGCGGGCGGGCATGGGCGGCTCGAACATGCCGGACCTGCCGGCCGAGTTCAACGATGTCAGCTTCCAGGCCGGCACCGTGGGCATGGCGCGCTCGCAGGATCCGGACAGCGCCAACAGCCAGTTCTTCATCGACCTGGCGCCGGCGACCTTCCTGGACGGGCAATATACCGTGGTCGGCCAGCTGGTCGATGGCTGGGAGGTGCTGAACGCCGTCAAGAAGGGCGATCCGGCCGCGAACGGTGCCGTGGTCGAGCCCGACTACATGGTCAAGGTGACGGTCGCGGAATAA
- a CDS encoding peptidylprolyl isomerase — MAEIKDPENTVIIELKDGPVVIELLPDVAPKHAERMKELARAGKYDNVAFHRVIEGFMAQTGDVEHANMENNYNPGRAGTGGSDLPDLPAEFSRLPHDRGTLGAARSMNPNSANSQFFINFKDNHFLNGQYTVYGRVIEGMEHVDKIVRGEPPANPDRMISVKVAADAE; from the coding sequence ATGGCCGAGATCAAGGATCCCGAAAACACGGTCATCATCGAGCTGAAGGACGGCCCGGTGGTGATCGAGCTGCTGCCCGATGTCGCCCCCAAACATGCCGAGCGCATGAAGGAACTGGCCCGGGCGGGGAAATACGACAACGTGGCTTTCCACCGCGTGATCGAGGGTTTCATGGCCCAGACCGGCGACGTGGAACATGCCAACATGGAAAACAACTACAACCCCGGCCGGGCCGGCACCGGCGGTTCGGACCTGCCGGACCTGCCGGCCGAGTTCTCGCGCCTGCCGCATGACCGCGGCACGCTGGGCGCGGCGCGGTCGATGAACCCGAACTCGGCCAACAGCCAGTTCTTCATCAACTTCAAGGACAACCATTTCCTGAACGGCCAGTATACCGTCTATGGCCGCGTCATCGAGGGCATGGAACATGTCGACAAGATCGTCCGCGGCGAGCCGCCGGCGAATCCCGACCGGATGATCTCGGTGAAGGTGGCGGCCGATGCTGAATAA